A region from the Acidobacteriota bacterium genome encodes:
- a CDS encoding ABC transporter ATP-binding protein, translating to MGDVEVRALRGVSLSIQAGEFVAVTGPSGSGKSTFMHILGCLDRPTRGHYLLDGRDVSRLSRDELAEVRNGKIGFVFQGFNLLARTTALDNVELPLLYGSRMNGPARHARAREMLHAVGLDDRMDHFPNQLSGGQQQRVAIARALVNQPAILLADEPTGNLDSRTSVEVMDIFQRLNQESGITVLLITHEADIAEYGNRIIRFHDGRVLSDRPNASRRVASDEFAALPPDNADAASAASVPQTA from the coding sequence ATGGGCGACGTCGAGGTGCGTGCGCTCCGGGGCGTGAGTCTCTCCATCCAGGCCGGCGAGTTCGTCGCGGTCACCGGTCCGTCCGGGTCCGGCAAGTCGACGTTCATGCACATCCTCGGCTGCCTCGACCGGCCGACCCGCGGCCACTACCTGCTCGACGGCCGGGATGTCTCCCGGCTCTCGCGCGACGAACTGGCCGAGGTGCGCAACGGGAAGATCGGCTTCGTGTTCCAGGGCTTCAACCTGCTGGCGCGGACCACCGCCCTCGACAACGTCGAGCTCCCCCTGCTCTACGGCTCCCGCATGAACGGGCCGGCGCGTCACGCGCGGGCTCGCGAGATGCTGCACGCGGTCGGGCTCGACGACCGGATGGATCACTTCCCGAACCAGCTCTCGGGCGGCCAGCAGCAGCGGGTGGCGATTGCCCGCGCCCTGGTCAACCAGCCCGCCATCCTCCTGGCGGACGAGCCGACCGGCAACCTGGACTCGCGCACCAGCGTCGAGGTGATGGACATCTTCCAGCGTCTGAATCAGGAGAGCGGCATCACGGTGCTGCTGATCACGCACGAAGCGGACATCGCCGAGTACGGCAACCGGATCATCCGCTTCCACGACGGCAGGGTCCTCTCCGACCGGCCGAACGCGTCGCGGCGCGTTGCGAGCGACGAATTCGCGGCCCTGCCGCCCGACAACGCCGATGCGGCGTCGGCGGCATCCGTTCCGCAGACGGCATAG